One part of the Streptomyces sp. NBC_00286 genome encodes these proteins:
- a CDS encoding electron transfer flavoprotein subunit beta/FixA family protein gives MSLRIVVTVKYVPDATGDRHFADDLTVDRDDVDGLLSELDEYAVEQALQIAEDADDAEITVLTIGPEDAKDALRKALSMGADKAIHVEDDDLHGTDAIGTSLVLAKAIEKAGYDLVISGMASTDGTMGVVPALVAERLGVPQVTLLSEVSVEDGTVKGRRDGDSASEQLEASLPAVVSVTDQSGEARYPSFKGIMAAKKKPVTSWDLSDLDIEAEEVGLEGAYTVVDSAAERPARTAGTIVKDEGEGGKQLAEFLAGQKFI, from the coding sequence GATCGCGACGACGTGGACGGTCTGCTCTCGGAGCTCGACGAGTACGCGGTCGAGCAGGCACTGCAGATCGCCGAGGACGCCGACGACGCGGAGATCACCGTCCTGACCATCGGCCCCGAGGACGCCAAGGACGCGCTGCGCAAGGCGCTGTCCATGGGCGCCGACAAGGCCATCCACGTCGAGGACGACGACCTGCACGGCACGGACGCCATCGGCACCTCCCTGGTGCTGGCCAAGGCCATCGAGAAGGCCGGCTACGACCTGGTGATCTCCGGCATGGCGTCCACCGACGGCACCATGGGTGTCGTACCGGCGCTGGTCGCCGAGCGCCTGGGCGTCCCGCAGGTCACCCTGCTCTCCGAGGTCTCCGTCGAGGACGGCACGGTCAAGGGCCGCCGCGACGGCGACTCCGCCTCCGAGCAGCTCGAGGCCTCCCTGCCGGCGGTCGTGTCGGTCACCGACCAGTCGGGCGAGGCGCGCTACCCCTCCTTCAAGGGCATCATGGCCGCCAAGAAGAAGCCGGTGACCTCCTGGGACCTGTCCGACCTCGACATCGAGGCCGAGGAGGTCGGTCTGGAGGGCGCCTACACGGTCGTTGACTCCGCCGCGGAGCGCCCGGCGCGCACGGCCGGCACGATCGTCAAGGACGAGGGCGAGGGCGGCAAGCAGCTCGCTGAGTTCCTCGCGGGCCAGAAGTTCATCTAA